The following proteins are co-located in the Cupriavidus pauculus genome:
- a CDS encoding methyl-accepting chemotaxis protein codes for MGIKKISLGRRPATAGATADAAAPRASLFGRGAGNGPARAPAERMTGWLARMPFAAQQRALTGGVVVSLLALLVSVYLDNRQANNGAAQIEIAGSMLMHSQRLGKAVPVALLGNAQAFKQLRQSKEQLTADMLALQNGSDEMHVRATTGAAQPLLEKAFASWKRSEKSAADVLAQQPILTTIGQTLQIFNASNPELLEAAEQVAAIKLQAGSNTREVAASAQLVMLTQRLGKNLNEFLSGEGVNPETAFLLGKDTNTFRETLDGLTNGSEALRLAPASDAETRSYLQQLSQRFEAVQKTTQTILQNLPGLIAAKRAQQQIFNDNEALRGELEQLQGMYADGARYRPWTFGAMVVSAIATLLCLAGLAALYLRDSRVRALEAEAREREAEARRLEEKRNNDATQKAILQLMNELQDIADGDLTRQATVTEDITGAIADSVNYTVEELKELVGRVQQTAGQVQQASSQVQDTSVQLASTTEEQSRQIRQTGESVVEMADRITQVSRGAAESANVARASLAAAEQGQQAVQNAIAGMNDIRDQIQETSKRIKRLGESSQEIGEIVELISDITEQTNVLALNAAIQAASAGEAGRGFSVVAEEVQRLAERSGEATKQIGALIRTIQTDTQDAVHAMEQSTAGVVEGARLSDNAGTALVEIGRVSRQLAELIEQIAQTTSHEAGLATNVAHHIEGILQVTAQTTAGTRQTATSVRQLTALTEELRNSVSRFKIA; via the coding sequence ATGGGTATCAAGAAGATCAGCCTGGGCCGTCGCCCCGCCACGGCCGGCGCCACGGCCGATGCGGCCGCGCCGCGCGCGTCGCTCTTCGGACGCGGCGCGGGCAACGGTCCCGCCCGGGCGCCGGCGGAACGCATGACGGGCTGGCTCGCGCGCATGCCGTTCGCGGCGCAGCAGCGGGCGCTGACCGGCGGCGTGGTGGTGTCGCTGCTGGCGCTGCTGGTCTCGGTCTACCTGGATAACCGGCAGGCCAACAACGGCGCGGCGCAGATCGAGATCGCCGGCAGCATGCTGATGCACTCGCAGCGCCTGGGCAAGGCGGTGCCGGTGGCGCTGCTGGGCAACGCGCAGGCGTTCAAGCAGCTCCGGCAGTCCAAGGAACAGCTCACCGCCGACATGCTGGCGCTGCAGAACGGCAGCGACGAGATGCACGTGCGCGCCACCACGGGCGCCGCGCAGCCGCTGCTGGAAAAGGCGTTTGCGTCGTGGAAGCGGTCGGAGAAGAGCGCGGCGGACGTGCTGGCCCAGCAGCCCATCCTGACCACCATCGGCCAGACGCTGCAGATCTTCAACGCGTCGAACCCGGAACTGCTCGAAGCGGCCGAACAGGTGGCGGCGATCAAGCTGCAGGCGGGATCGAACACCCGCGAGGTGGCGGCGTCCGCGCAGCTGGTGATGCTGACGCAGCGGCTGGGCAAGAACCTGAACGAGTTCCTGTCCGGCGAGGGCGTGAACCCCGAGACCGCGTTCCTGCTGGGCAAGGACACCAACACGTTCCGCGAGACGCTGGACGGCCTGACCAACGGCTCCGAGGCGCTGCGCCTGGCGCCGGCGTCCGACGCCGAGACGCGCAGCTACCTGCAGCAGCTGTCGCAGCGCTTCGAGGCGGTGCAGAAGACCACGCAGACGATCCTGCAGAACCTGCCCGGCCTGATCGCCGCCAAGCGCGCCCAGCAGCAGATCTTCAACGACAACGAGGCGCTGCGCGGCGAGCTGGAGCAGCTGCAGGGCATGTACGCCGACGGCGCGCGCTACCGCCCGTGGACGTTTGGCGCCATGGTCGTGTCGGCCATCGCCACGCTGCTGTGCCTGGCCGGGCTGGCGGCGCTGTACCTGCGCGATTCCCGCGTGCGGGCGCTGGAAGCCGAGGCGCGCGAGCGCGAGGCCGAGGCGCGCCGGCTGGAGGAAAAGCGCAACAACGACGCCACCCAGAAGGCCATTCTGCAGTTGATGAACGAGCTGCAGGACATCGCCGATGGCGACCTGACGCGCCAGGCCACCGTGACCGAGGACATCACCGGCGCCATCGCCGACTCGGTGAACTACACCGTGGAAGAACTGAAGGAACTGGTGGGCCGCGTGCAGCAGACCGCCGGGCAGGTGCAGCAGGCGTCGTCGCAGGTGCAGGACACGTCGGTGCAGCTGGCGTCGACCACCGAGGAGCAGTCGCGCCAGATCCGCCAGACCGGCGAGTCGGTGGTGGAGATGGCAGACCGCATCACCCAGGTGTCGCGCGGCGCGGCGGAGTCGGCCAACGTGGCGCGCGCGTCGCTGGCGGCGGCCGAGCAGGGCCAGCAGGCCGTGCAAAACGCCATCGCGGGCATGAACGACATCCGCGACCAGATCCAGGAAACGTCCAAGCGGATCAAGCGCCTGGGCGAGTCGTCGCAGGAGATTGGCGAAATCGTCGAGCTGATCTCGGACATTACCGAGCAGACCAACGTGCTGGCACTGAACGCCGCCATCCAGGCCGCGTCGGCTGGCGAGGCGGGCCGGGGCTTCTCGGTGGTGGCGGAAGAAGTGCAGCGCCTGGCCGAACGCTCGGGCGAGGCCACCAAGCAGATCGGCGCGCTGATCCGCACGATCCAGACCGATACCCAGGACGCCGTGCACGCCATGGAGCAGAGCACGGCGGGCGTGGTGGAAGGCGCGCGGCTGTCGGACAACGCCGGTACGGCACTGGTCGAGATCGGCCGCGTGTCCCGCCAGCTTGCCGAACTGATCGAGCAGATCGCGCAGACGACGTCGCACGAGGCGGGGCTGGCCACCAACGTGGCGCACCACATCGAAGGCATCCTGCAGGTCACCGCGCAGACCACGGCCGGTACGCGCCAGACGGCCACGTCGGTGCGCCAGCTGACCGCGCTGACCGAGGAACTGCGTAACTCGGTGTCGCGATTCAAGATCGCCTGA
- a CDS encoding chemotaxis protein CheW: MNAPRQDIRARQTRLHDYQAMLARRLREARNLPAVDSYLGVLVGQRGWLLPLMETGEVLEMRPPAAVPLTQPWYRGLVNARGNLIGVIDFGMFCGDGPTPVQPGSKIVVLSRQVERACGIIATRVVGLRHAVDLTPAGGAEPEGWRGAGFADREGRDWQVLDIRQLLDAPAFLQAGRGGA, from the coding sequence ATGAACGCGCCGCGCCAAGACATCCGAGCCCGCCAGACCCGCCTGCACGACTACCAGGCCATGCTGGCCCGTCGCCTGCGCGAGGCGCGCAACCTGCCCGCCGTCGACAGTTACCTGGGGGTGCTGGTGGGCCAGCGCGGCTGGCTGCTGCCGCTGATGGAAACGGGCGAGGTGCTGGAGATGCGCCCGCCCGCCGCCGTGCCGCTGACGCAGCCGTGGTACCGCGGCCTGGTCAACGCGCGCGGCAACCTGATCGGCGTGATCGACTTCGGCATGTTCTGCGGCGACGGCCCGACGCCGGTGCAGCCGGGCAGCAAGATCGTGGTGCTGTCGCGCCAGGTGGAACGGGCGTGCGGGATCATCGCCACGCGCGTGGTGGGTCTGCGCCACGCGGTGGACCTGACGCCGGCCGGCGGCGCCGAGCCCGAGGGCTGGCGCGGCGCCGGCTTTGCGGACCGGGAGGGGCGCGACTGGCAGGTGCTGGACATCCGCCAGTTGCTGGACGCCCCGGCATTCCTGCAGGCCGGCCGCGGCGGCGCCTGA
- a CDS encoding hybrid sensor histidine kinase/response regulator → MSLNSILTSDEADPAAPPTHATPEAAAPDVPAAPQRDLSVLAWLAPSLRTALDDAAAELGHYVDEIRQTPEALGARDTTSLRLAGQHLHQAAGAVHIVGLRGVDAYCQALRRLLEAIDAGTVAADAPALAVFRTGVQALAEYVDDLMAGDAEDPLRLFQPYAAALALMKEERVHPADLWLDELQMLPGIVLPTRSATAVTRARQRFEAALLKALRLPTPCTDASLLREAWLPLQVALDEVRNHEQDARRTADTPDRGIWHTLAMVFRALAHGLLPSDLLAKRFAARAHLLVRQYLQGQVRVPQALLNDAVFLLVSTGLTADADATLPPATQAAVQVLRVDIARTLQAYRVDAAHIVARADYRQRYYGWLDPIDTRNLQHAATAIERAAADDQAGWELALASLAEAAMPLAQPALQQCLTAAAAYAGQRPASDALGRGGVALFLSRALAMPWRVHGRSGHASAAAFAARCETLAAAVADPDAAAPGWLAEMVQSAGAQAQRAEAVTQLRAHLDSGESWLDTYDRNAARADAGAALDDAAQAFGALLATIERVHGSPALPEGLERETDAALAAVRAVLARLGVLRETVDHGARIAHLSDIAAELGAVHAFADLLEFGRKARDVASENPYATDAGRHDAAPQGALGLARSAAMDAIRVAATADSPEIQRLRAALQAVSDQAAIDDDAGLRRQASEATTQLHAWLAGSESAAERMVVALAEPMPVAMPATVPSAAPMPADAAAIDAELLDIFLSEAEEVLGNIAADLSGGLDALADADVLSRMRRGFHTLKGSSRMVGLNRYGEAAWAVEQVMNLWIAEGRAPVPELPALLGQAHDLLREWALALRDDPSTLRDIAPLMAAAQAVRDPGGVVSATEVDPLDALLAQAAAPEAAEAVAAPVAEAEAEAAPDDESNVLPFRLAGGLADEDEGYKVIGPVRIGLALYNVYLQEADDLLRQFATDLSEWKHENHPCPSELALRVAHTLQGSASTVGLEPVREIAEALEHLLLLLGRHPVVMHPADFKLLDQAVDRLRAMLHQFAAGIWPDGDAALCRELNAFGERALVRPRAVVPAGQSAGQEGSVSQLFGTQAQAAEPLPEIDEGVQPPPAALPPVKLTPITSLPPVSAPAGPVLTPVTPLTPVHDAVVISLPTPVRHDGIAVAHVVPGAPDPEDVPEAVSTDASSLDPALVEIFLEEAHGALPDIGKLVRTWEAAPDEAQHGGLILRGLHTLKGSARMAGAMALGQAAHEMETLLESSVRGQRVTPELFGRLYAWYDRILAHVDALQNGRLLPLDDADVVNGLVAAPAVPALPRDAAAPGTAALATPAAPGQALVPSAPLMPAAPAALQTDAERQRALVRVQARTLDTLINDAGEVSATRARLDSELDALRSYLGELNDNVARLRMQLREIEIQAETQMASRIADQQHNQEFDPLEFDRFTRFQELTRMMAESVNDVATVEQNLQRGFDRASGDLAAQARLTRGLQRGLMQARMVQFDALAERLYRVARQSATETGKEVRLLIKGGTVEIDRSVLDRMAGPIEHLIRNAVVHGIEPADVRRAAGKSATGALTLEVQQEGNEVVLTFFDDGGGLNLQRIRERAVARQLMAPDEDASDARLTEMIFAPGFSTADAVSELAGRGVGMDVVRAETVALGGRITLSTEPGRGTSFTVHLPLTTAITQVLLVSLGGRLFAMPSGMIDQVHQLREKPLLEAYNSGRFAAAGAEVPFYYFGALLEETAGMASGRKYSPVVVVRSGAERVAVHVDEVQGNREVVVKHIGPHLARLEGIAGATTLGDGEIVLIYNPVVLAQRWVRERGTAAPALPAPQPAGQVGAVAEFVDAGAPVPVPGLMTQPTVMVVDDSLTVRKASQRLLTRAGYQVVLARDGVDALRQLQEVMPDAMLVDIEMPNMDGFDLTRNVRADARTSRMPLVMITSRTAEKHRRYAAEIGVNVYLGKPFNEDELLRTLQQLIGDKAAGTAGSVAQMLGEG, encoded by the coding sequence ATGTCCCTGAATTCCATCCTCACCAGCGACGAGGCCGATCCGGCCGCGCCGCCCACGCATGCCACGCCGGAAGCGGCCGCGCCCGACGTACCGGCCGCGCCGCAGCGCGACCTGTCCGTGCTGGCCTGGCTGGCGCCGAGCCTGCGCACCGCGCTGGACGACGCCGCGGCCGAACTGGGCCACTACGTCGACGAAATCCGCCAGACTCCGGAGGCGCTGGGCGCGCGCGACACCACGTCGCTGCGCCTGGCGGGGCAGCACCTGCACCAGGCCGCCGGGGCCGTGCACATCGTCGGGCTGCGCGGCGTGGACGCCTACTGCCAGGCACTGCGCCGGCTGCTGGAGGCCATCGACGCCGGCACCGTCGCCGCCGACGCGCCCGCGCTGGCCGTGTTCCGCACCGGCGTGCAGGCGCTGGCCGAATATGTCGACGACCTGATGGCCGGCGACGCCGAAGACCCGCTGCGCCTGTTCCAGCCCTATGCCGCCGCGCTGGCGCTGATGAAGGAGGAGCGCGTACACCCGGCCGACCTGTGGCTCGACGAGCTGCAGATGCTGCCCGGCATCGTGCTGCCGACGCGCTCGGCCACGGCCGTCACGCGCGCGCGCCAGCGCTTCGAGGCCGCGCTGTTGAAGGCGCTGCGCCTGCCTACGCCATGCACCGATGCGTCGCTGCTGCGCGAGGCATGGCTGCCGCTGCAGGTGGCGCTGGACGAAGTCCGCAACCACGAGCAGGACGCGCGCCGCACCGCTGACACGCCCGACCGCGGCATCTGGCACACGCTGGCCATGGTGTTCCGCGCGCTGGCGCACGGGCTGCTGCCGTCCGACCTGCTGGCCAAGCGCTTTGCCGCGCGCGCCCACCTGCTGGTGCGCCAGTACCTGCAAGGGCAGGTGCGCGTGCCGCAGGCGCTGCTGAACGACGCCGTCTTTTTGCTGGTCAGCACCGGGCTGACCGCCGATGCCGACGCCACGCTGCCGCCCGCCACGCAGGCCGCCGTGCAGGTGCTGCGCGTGGATATCGCGCGCACGCTGCAGGCTTATCGCGTGGACGCCGCGCACATCGTCGCGCGCGCCGACTATCGCCAGCGCTACTACGGCTGGCTCGATCCGATCGATACCCGCAACCTCCAGCACGCCGCCACCGCCATCGAGCGGGCAGCCGCCGACGACCAGGCCGGCTGGGAACTGGCGCTGGCGTCGCTGGCCGAGGCGGCGATGCCGCTGGCGCAGCCCGCCCTGCAGCAGTGCCTGACCGCCGCCGCGGCCTACGCGGGCCAGCGGCCGGCCAGTGACGCGCTGGGCCGGGGCGGCGTGGCGCTGTTCCTGTCGCGCGCGCTGGCCATGCCGTGGCGCGTGCACGGCCGCTCGGGCCATGCCTCGGCGGCAGCGTTTGCCGCGCGATGCGAGACGCTGGCCGCCGCCGTGGCGGACCCCGACGCCGCCGCGCCGGGCTGGCTGGCCGAAATGGTCCAGTCGGCGGGCGCCCAGGCGCAGCGCGCCGAGGCCGTCACGCAGCTCCGCGCGCACCTGGATAGCGGCGAATCGTGGCTGGACACCTATGACCGCAACGCGGCGCGGGCCGATGCCGGCGCCGCGCTGGACGATGCCGCGCAGGCGTTTGGCGCGCTGCTGGCCACCATCGAACGGGTACACGGCAGCCCCGCGCTGCCCGAGGGCCTGGAGCGCGAGACCGATGCGGCACTGGCCGCCGTCCGCGCGGTGCTGGCGCGGCTGGGCGTGCTGCGCGAGACGGTCGACCATGGCGCGCGCATCGCGCACCTGTCCGATATCGCCGCCGAACTGGGCGCCGTGCATGCGTTTGCAGACCTGCTCGAATTCGGCCGCAAGGCGCGCGACGTGGCCAGCGAGAACCCGTACGCGACCGACGCCGGCCGCCACGACGCGGCGCCGCAAGGCGCGCTGGGCCTGGCGCGCAGCGCCGCGATGGACGCCATCCGCGTGGCCGCCACCGCCGATTCGCCCGAGATCCAGCGGCTGCGCGCCGCGCTGCAGGCTGTGTCGGACCAGGCCGCCATCGACGACGACGCCGGGCTGCGCCGGCAGGCCAGCGAGGCCACCACGCAGCTGCACGCGTGGCTGGCTGGTAGCGAATCCGCCGCCGAGCGCATGGTCGTGGCGCTGGCCGAGCCGATGCCGGTGGCCATGCCGGCCACCGTGCCGTCCGCCGCGCCGATGCCGGCCGATGCCGCCGCCATCGACGCCGAACTGCTCGACATCTTCCTGTCCGAGGCCGAGGAAGTGCTCGGCAATATCGCCGCCGACCTGTCCGGCGGCCTGGACGCGCTGGCCGACGCCGACGTGCTGAGCCGCATGCGGCGCGGGTTCCACACGCTCAAGGGGTCGAGCCGCATGGTCGGCCTGAACCGCTACGGCGAGGCCGCCTGGGCCGTGGAACAGGTGATGAACCTGTGGATCGCCGAAGGCCGCGCGCCGGTGCCGGAACTGCCGGCGCTGCTGGGGCAGGCGCACGACCTGCTGCGCGAATGGGCGCTGGCGCTGCGCGACGACCCGTCGACGCTGCGCGACATCGCGCCGCTGATGGCCGCCGCCCAGGCGGTGCGCGATCCGGGCGGGGTGGTATCGGCGACCGAGGTCGATCCGCTCGACGCGCTGCTGGCGCAGGCGGCGGCGCCGGAAGCGGCGGAAGCCGTGGCGGCACCCGTGGCCGAAGCCGAAGCCGAAGCCGCCCCGGACGACGAAAGCAACGTACTGCCGTTCCGGCTGGCCGGCGGGCTGGCCGACGAGGACGAGGGCTACAAGGTGATCGGCCCGGTCCGCATCGGGCTGGCGCTCTACAACGTCTACCTGCAGGAGGCCGACGACCTGCTGCGGCAGTTTGCCACCGACCTGTCGGAGTGGAAGCACGAGAACCATCCGTGCCCGAGCGAACTGGCGCTGCGCGTGGCGCACACGCTGCAGGGCAGCGCGTCGACGGTGGGGCTGGAGCCGGTGCGCGAGATTGCCGAGGCGCTGGAACATTTGCTGTTGCTGCTCGGCCGCCATCCGGTGGTCATGCATCCGGCCGATTTCAAGCTGCTGGACCAGGCCGTGGACCGGCTGCGCGCGATGCTGCACCAGTTTGCCGCCGGCATCTGGCCCGATGGCGACGCGGCGCTGTGCCGCGAACTGAATGCGTTTGGCGAACGGGCGCTGGTGCGTCCGCGCGCCGTGGTGCCGGCCGGGCAGTCGGCGGGCCAGGAAGGCTCGGTGTCGCAGCTCTTCGGCACCCAGGCCCAGGCGGCCGAGCCGCTGCCCGAGATCGACGAGGGCGTGCAGCCGCCGCCGGCGGCGCTGCCGCCCGTGAAGCTGACGCCGATCACGTCGCTGCCGCCGGTGTCGGCGCCGGCCGGCCCGGTGCTGACGCCGGTCACGCCGCTGACGCCGGTGCACGACGCGGTGGTCATCTCGCTGCCGACGCCCGTGCGCCACGATGGCATCGCCGTGGCGCACGTCGTGCCCGGCGCGCCCGATCCGGAAGACGTGCCGGAGGCCGTGTCGACCGACGCATCGTCGCTCGATCCGGCGCTGGTCGAGATTTTCCTGGAAGAGGCACACGGCGCGCTGCCCGATATCGGCAAGCTGGTGCGGACGTGGGAGGCGGCGCCCGACGAGGCGCAGCACGGCGGCCTGATCCTGCGCGGGCTGCACACGCTCAAGGGCAGTGCGCGGATGGCCGGCGCGATGGCGCTGGGCCAGGCGGCGCACGAGATGGAAACGCTGCTGGAATCAAGCGTACGTGGCCAGCGCGTGACGCCAGAGCTGTTCGGCCGGCTGTACGCCTGGTACGACCGCATCCTGGCGCACGTGGACGCGCTGCAGAACGGTCGCCTGCTGCCGCTGGACGACGCGGACGTCGTCAACGGGCTGGTGGCCGCCCCGGCCGTCCCTGCGTTGCCGCGCGATGCGGCAGCACCCGGCACCGCCGCGCTGGCGACGCCGGCGGCACCGGGCCAGGCGCTGGTGCCGTCGGCGCCGCTGATGCCGGCCGCCCCCGCCGCGCTGCAGACCGACGCCGAGCGCCAGCGCGCGCTGGTGCGCGTGCAGGCCCGCACGCTGGACACGCTGATCAACGACGCGGGCGAAGTCAGCGCCACGCGCGCGCGGCTGGACAGCGAGCTGGACGCGCTGCGCAGCTACCTGGGCGAACTGAACGACAACGTCGCGCGTCTGCGCATGCAGCTGCGCGAGATCGAGATCCAGGCCGAGACGCAGATGGCGTCGCGCATTGCCGACCAGCAGCACAACCAGGAATTCGATCCGCTGGAATTCGACCGCTTCACGCGCTTTCAGGAACTGACGCGGATGATGGCGGAGTCGGTCAACGACGTGGCGACCGTGGAGCAGAACCTGCAGCGCGGCTTCGACCGCGCGTCGGGCGACCTCGCGGCGCAGGCGCGGCTGACGCGCGGACTGCAGCGCGGGCTGATGCAGGCGCGCATGGTGCAGTTCGACGCGCTGGCCGAGCGGCTGTACCGCGTGGCGCGCCAGTCGGCCACCGAGACCGGCAAGGAAGTGCGGCTGCTGATCAAGGGCGGCACGGTGGAGATCGACCGCTCGGTGCTGGACCGCATGGCCGGCCCGATCGAGCACCTGATCCGCAACGCCGTGGTGCACGGCATCGAGCCGGCGGACGTGCGGCGCGCGGCGGGCAAGTCGGCCACGGGCGCGCTGACGCTGGAAGTGCAGCAGGAAGGCAACGAGGTGGTGCTGACGTTCTTTGACGACGGCGGCGGGCTGAACCTGCAGCGCATCCGCGAACGCGCCGTGGCGCGCCAGTTGATGGCGCCCGACGAGGACGCCAGCGACGCACGGCTGACCGAGATGATCTTCGCGCCGGGCTTCTCGACGGCGGACGCGGTGTCGGAACTGGCCGGGCGCGGCGTGGGCATGGACGTGGTGCGCGCCGAGACCGTGGCGCTGGGCGGCCGGATCACCCTGTCGACCGAGCCGGGCCGGGGCACCAGCTTCACCGTGCACCTGCCGCTGACCACGGCCATCACGCAGGTGCTGCTGGTATCGCTGGGCGGGCGCCTGTTCGCCATGCCGAGCGGCATGATCGACCAGGTCCACCAGCTGCGCGAGAAGCCGCTGCTGGAGGCGTACAACTCGGGCCGCTTCGCGGCGGCGGGCGCCGAGGTGCCGTTCTACTACTTCGGCGCGCTGCTGGAGGAAACGGCCGGGATGGCGTCGGGCCGCAAGTATTCGCCGGTGGTGGTGGTGCGCTCGGGCGCCGAGCGCGTGGCCGTGCACGTGGACGAGGTGCAGGGCAACCGCGAAGTGGTGGTCAAGCACATCGGCCCGCACCTGGCCCGCCTGGAAGGCATTGCCGGCGCCACCACGCTGGGCGACGGGGAAATCGTGCTGATCTACAACCCCGTGGTGCTGGCGCAGCGCTGGGTGCGCGAGCGCGGCACGGCCGCACCGGCACTGCCGGCCCCGCAGCCGGCCGGACAGGTGGGCGCGGTGGCCGAGTTCGTCGACGCCGGCGCGCCGGTGCCGGTGCCCGGCCTGATGACGCAGCCGACCGTGATGGTGGTGGACGACTCGCTGACGGTGCGCAAGGCCAGCCAGCGCCTGCTGACCCGCGCCGGCTACCAGGTGGTGCTGGCCCGCGACGGCGTGGACGCGCTGCGTCAACTGCAGGAAGTGATGCCCGACGCGATGCTGGTCGACATCGAGATGCCGAACATGGACGGCTTCGACCTGACCCGCAACGTCCGCGCCGACGCTCGCACCAGCCGCATGCCGCTGGTCATGATCACGTCGCGCACAGCGGAAAAACACCGCCGCTACGCCGCCGAGATCGGCGTCAACGTGTACCTGGGCAAGCCATTCAACGAGGACGAACTGCTGCGCACACTGCAGCAACTGATCGGCGATAAAGCCGCCGGCACCGCCGGATCAGTGGCGCAGATGCTGGGGGAGGGGTAG
- a CDS encoding response regulator: MRVTQTEQDTSVDGVNAGGHAGASGASTAATAAVKVLVIDDSSTIRRTAEIFLAQAGFQVMLAEDGFEALAKVGDLHPDVIFCDILMPRLDGYQTCSLIKKSPRFHAIPVIMLSSRDGVFDRSRGKLVGAHDHLAKPFSREALLQAVHACMAGCAHEAGAAVAA, from the coding sequence ATGCGGGTCACTCAAACAGAACAAGACACGTCTGTCGATGGGGTCAACGCCGGCGGCCACGCCGGTGCCAGCGGGGCATCCACGGCGGCCACGGCCGCGGTGAAGGTGCTCGTGATCGACGACTCCAGCACCATCCGCCGCACGGCGGAGATCTTCCTCGCGCAGGCCGGATTCCAGGTCATGCTGGCCGAGGACGGCTTCGAGGCGCTTGCCAAGGTGGGCGACCTCCATCCCGACGTGATCTTCTGCGACATCCTCATGCCGCGGCTCGACGGCTACCAGACCTGTTCCCTGATCAAGAAAAGCCCGCGCTTCCACGCCATCCCCGTGATCATGCTGTCGTCCCGCGACGGCGTGTTCGACCGGTCGCGCGGCAAGCTCGTCGGCGCCCATGACCATCTGGCCAAGCCGTTCTCGCGCGAAGCGCTGCTGCAGGCGGTGCACGCCTGCATGGCCGGCTGCGCGCACGAGGCCGGCGCGGCCGTGGCGGCCTGA
- a CDS encoding response regulator, giving the protein MTISKILIVDDSPTEALFMSDLLGKKGFKVSVAGNSEQAMARLDAEAFDLILMDVVMPGQNGYQATRAIKRDDRFKDIPVIMCTSKGLETDRIWGIRQGASDYIVKPVDGEELLSKIAALAH; this is encoded by the coding sequence ATGACCATCAGCAAAATCCTAATCGTCGACGATTCGCCCACCGAAGCCCTGTTCATGTCCGACCTGCTCGGCAAGAAGGGCTTCAAGGTCTCCGTGGCCGGCAACAGCGAGCAGGCCATGGCCCGGCTCGACGCCGAAGCCTTCGACCTGATCCTGATGGACGTGGTGATGCCGGGCCAGAACGGCTACCAGGCCACCCGCGCCATCAAGCGCGACGACCGCTTCAAGGACATCCCCGTGATCATGTGCACCAGCAAGGGCCTGGAGACGGACCGCATCTGGGGCATCCGCCAGGGCGCCTCGGACTACATCGTCAAGCCGGTGGACGGCGAGGAACTGCTGTCGAAGATCGCCGCGCTGGCGCATTGA
- a CDS encoding rubredoxin: protein MEYKTWMCLICGWIYDEATGAPEDGIAPGTKWEDVPINWTCPECGARKEDFEMVAI from the coding sequence ATGGAATACAAGACTTGGATGTGCCTGATTTGTGGCTGGATCTACGACGAGGCCACCGGCGCGCCGGAAGACGGCATCGCCCCGGGTACCAAATGGGAGGACGTGCCCATCAACTGGACCTGCCCGGAATGCGGGGCACGCAAGGAAGATTTCGAGATGGTGGCGATCTGA
- the hemL gene encoding glutamate-1-semialdehyde 2,1-aminomutase, translating into MSRNQQLFDRAQQTIPGGVNSPVRAFRSVGGTPRFITRAQGAYMWDADGQQYIDYIGSWGPMIVGHAHPDVVRAVQETAAHSFSFGAPTEAEIVMAEEICKLVPSIEQVRLVSSGTEATMSALRLARGFTGRDLIIKFEGCYHGHADSLLVKAGSGLLTFADTTQNAPSSAGVPADVTRHTMVLEYNNVAQLEEAFARHKGEIAAVIVEVVAGNMNLVRASQAFLQTMRNLCSEHGSVLIFDEVMTGFRVALGGAQAHYGIRPDMTCLGKVIGGGMPAAAFGGRRDIMAKLAPLGGVYQAGTLSGNPLAVAAGLATLKLIQAPGFYDRLAAQTRKLADGLTAAARAAGVPFCADAIGGMFGLYFTHDVPASFAEVTQADVGRFNRFFHAMLAEGVYLAPSAFEAGFVSACHDDAIIDQTIRAAETAFRAG; encoded by the coding sequence ATGTCCCGTAACCAGCAGCTCTTCGACCGCGCCCAGCAGACCATTCCCGGCGGCGTCAATTCGCCCGTGCGCGCCTTCCGTTCCGTCGGCGGCACGCCGCGCTTCATCACCCGGGCCCAGGGCGCGTACATGTGGGACGCCGACGGCCAGCAGTACATCGACTACATCGGCTCCTGGGGCCCGATGATCGTCGGCCACGCCCACCCGGACGTGGTACGCGCCGTGCAGGAAACCGCCGCGCACAGCTTTTCGTTCGGCGCCCCGACCGAGGCCGAGATCGTGATGGCCGAGGAAATCTGCAAGCTCGTGCCGTCGATCGAGCAGGTGCGGCTGGTGTCGTCGGGCACCGAGGCCACCATGAGCGCGCTGCGGCTGGCGCGCGGCTTCACGGGCCGGGACCTGATCATCAAGTTCGAGGGCTGCTACCACGGCCACGCCGACAGCCTGCTGGTCAAGGCCGGCTCGGGCCTGCTGACCTTTGCCGATACCACGCAGAACGCGCCGTCGTCGGCCGGCGTGCCCGCCGACGTCACGCGCCACACGATGGTGCTGGAGTACAACAACGTCGCCCAGCTCGAAGAAGCGTTCGCGCGCCACAAGGGCGAGATCGCGGCGGTCATCGTCGAGGTCGTGGCCGGCAACATGAACCTGGTGCGCGCCAGCCAGGCGTTCCTGCAGACCATGCGCAACCTGTGCAGCGAGCACGGCAGCGTGCTGATCTTTGACGAAGTGATGACCGGCTTCCGCGTGGCGCTGGGCGGCGCGCAGGCGCACTACGGCATCCGCCCGGACATGACCTGCCTGGGCAAGGTGATTGGCGGCGGCATGCCGGCGGCGGCGTTCGGCGGCCGGCGCGACATCATGGCCAAGCTGGCGCCGCTGGGCGGCGTCTACCAGGCTGGCACGCTGTCCGGCAACCCGCTGGCCGTGGCGGCCGGCCTGGCCACGCTGAAGCTGATCCAGGCGCCGGGCTTCTACGACCGGCTGGCCGCCCAGACCCGCAAGCTGGCCGACGGCCTCACCGCCGCCGCCCGCGCGGCCGGCGTGCCGTTCTGCGCCGACGCCATCGGCGGCATGTTCGGCCTGTACTTCACCCACGACGTGCCGGCCAGCTTTGCCGAGGTCACCCAGGCCGACGTCGGCCGCTTCAACCGCTTCTTCCACGCCATGCTGGCCGAAGGCGTCTACCTGGCCCCGTCGGCGTTCGAGGCCGGCTTTGTCTCGGCCTGCCACGACGACGCGATCATCGACCAGACGATCCGGGCAGCCGAGACGGCGTTCCGCGCCGGGTGA